One window of Candidatus Sulfotelmatobacter sp. genomic DNA carries:
- a CDS encoding efflux transporter outer membrane subunit, with translation MIRRLAWLAAVVWIAGCAIGPRYRPAPVIAPNSQISGAYRDSSTRSFFDSLEVARRSDTLGVAGPPPQPPHILHADSLTDLAWLDVLHDSTLSRLVDLALRRNRDLSVARSRIAEYRAGVGVARAPLFPNLSLNGSASKNRVAFGSAGTLTYPAYRTTADLSWELDFWGQTRRGVQAAQAELEAQRAAERAVVLSLVADVATEYLQLLELDQEHEVAQQTLASRQATLELARQRFGRGLISELDIRQFEAQVAVPAARLAQVEQLRSERQHALDVLLGQGQIEIPRTGSLATVARAVVVPDSIPSTLLARRPDVAVAERQYAAATARIGEADAARLPAFSIVGLYGAQSTTTGDLYTAPSRVYELLGGVSIPIFTGGRLSNEARAARAQAEEARAQYEQSVLVALGEVGDALTAVRAARDQAVALETQSVALRRALDLAELRYSRGLSNYLEVLDAQRSLFEAELASSQAELQQLIATVELYKALGGSWPQPPERR, from the coding sequence GTGATCCGGCGTCTCGCCTGGCTGGCCGCGGTGGTCTGGATTGCGGGCTGTGCGATCGGACCGCGCTATCGGCCGGCGCCAGTGATCGCGCCGAATTCCCAGATCAGCGGCGCGTATCGCGACAGCTCGACGCGTTCGTTCTTCGATTCCCTCGAGGTCGCGCGCCGGAGCGACACGCTCGGCGTCGCCGGCCCGCCGCCGCAGCCGCCGCACATCCTCCACGCCGACTCGCTCACCGATCTGGCCTGGCTGGACGTGTTGCACGACTCGACGCTCTCGCGCCTGGTCGACCTCGCGCTGCGTCGGAACCGAGACCTGTCGGTGGCGCGCTCCCGGATCGCCGAGTACCGGGCGGGGGTGGGCGTGGCACGCGCGCCGCTGTTCCCGAACCTGTCGCTCAACGGCAGCGCATCCAAGAATCGTGTCGCCTTCGGAAGCGCCGGCACGCTCACCTATCCGGCCTACCGAACCACCGCCGATCTGTCCTGGGAACTCGACTTCTGGGGCCAGACGCGACGCGGCGTGCAGGCCGCGCAGGCCGAACTGGAGGCGCAGCGGGCCGCCGAGCGCGCGGTCGTGCTCTCCCTGGTCGCCGACGTGGCGACGGAATACCTGCAGCTGCTGGAGCTGGACCAGGAGCACGAGGTGGCGCAGCAGACGCTCGCCTCGCGCCAGGCCACGCTCGAGCTCGCGCGCCAGCGCTTCGGCCGGGGCCTGATCTCCGAGCTCGACATCCGGCAGTTCGAAGCGCAGGTCGCCGTCCCCGCGGCGCGGCTCGCTCAAGTGGAGCAGCTGCGCTCCGAGCGACAGCACGCGCTCGACGTCCTGCTCGGCCAGGGTCAGATCGAGATCCCGCGGACCGGCTCGCTGGCCACGGTCGCGCGCGCCGTGGTGGTGCCCGACTCGATCCCCTCGACACTGCTCGCGCGCCGCCCGGACGTCGCGGTCGCCGAGCGTCAGTACGCGGCGGCCACCGCGCGCATCGGCGAGGCGGACGCGGCTCGTCTGCCGGCGTTCTCGATCGTCGGTCTCTACGGAGCGCAGTCCACGACCACCGGGGATCTCTACACCGCACCCAGCCGCGTCTACGAGCTGCTCGGCGGCGTCTCGATTCCGATCTTCACCGGCGGGCGCCTCTCGAACGAGGCGCGTGCCGCGCGTGCCCAGGCCGAAGAAGCGCGCGCGCAATACGAGCAGAGCGTCCTGGTGGCGCTCGGCGAAGTGGGAGACGCGCTCACCGCGGTTCGCGCGGCCCGCGATCAGGCGGTGGCGCTCGAGACGCAGTCGGTCGCCCTGCGCCGAGCGCTCGACCTGGCCGAACTCCGTTACAGTCGCGGGCTCTCCAACTACCTGGAAGTGCTCGACGCGCAGCGCAGCCTGTTCGAGGCCGAGCTGGCATCGAGCCAGGCCGAGCTGCAGCAGCTCATCGCCACGGTCGAGCTCTACAAGGCGCTGGGAGGAAGCTGGCCTCAGCCGCCCGAGCGACGCTAG
- a CDS encoding FlgD immunoglobulin-like domain containing protein: protein MIRHLPFALLLAALACPAAVRPCRAAYHVVWSFSDSVTACPAGDSVLAGHPSRLRIAATVTRESGGPVLPVAGLPPESLWVSWSPASGNARVNDQPGRAYADDSTDTGGATRITLPSLSGCGTLALTVWLDGVSFGSSTVEIRSLDSDGDGALTGADTPCDIDYDGSVGPADASLFANHPSHSHHNALFGTLVRRTNLCEDCEDEAPNTLGESSVSWSPDGRRLAFTVHIPPLGDCVAFLMPSDPADGNGMTQFSFPPTGIHDYDPTWSPLGTEIAFSRNDNTIWAKGVPGIAADTSLRLVSQHNDGTSRERGDITPSFSPNGEWIAFTRKWSGPERWQVWKTPANGDTTQRVQLTFDESGDDFYPQWSPDGEWIVFARILGSSQSLWRVPAAGGTAEPVLSAVGDQLAATPAFSPDGATLLAGVGDGLGVSVHTLDASLVGLALPAAQAVGNFAAFSLVDPFPVLSPRLSPDGTRLALRTDQVFAARRNMSLPPVVTSVAGQSIAPATPFVDVIASPGVPLAIPVAAGDPEGDPLEWHAWFLRPGMSFDATSHVLSWTPANGDAGSVTQVRFQVETPSGGIAYAIARVSVSGVASVSPDAPRARLALDRIEPNPFTDLATIRFAIAAAGEIRLEIFDTLGRRVRTLERGRLAAGSHVSSWDGRDELGRRAAPGLYLCRLSAGGSSAERKLVRIGVTGTFESR, encoded by the coding sequence GTGATTCGGCACTTGCCTTTCGCGCTGCTCCTCGCCGCACTCGCTTGCCCCGCGGCGGTGCGGCCGTGTCGAGCCGCCTACCACGTGGTCTGGAGCTTCTCCGACTCGGTCACCGCCTGTCCGGCGGGAGACAGCGTGCTCGCCGGCCACCCGTCGCGCCTCCGCATCGCGGCGACGGTGACCCGCGAAAGCGGCGGGCCGGTGCTCCCGGTGGCCGGGCTACCGCCGGAATCGCTGTGGGTGAGCTGGTCCCCGGCCTCGGGCAATGCACGCGTCAACGACCAGCCCGGACGCGCGTACGCCGACGACTCGACCGACACGGGCGGTGCCACCCGAATCACCCTGCCCAGCCTTTCGGGCTGCGGGACTCTGGCACTCACGGTCTGGCTCGATGGCGTCAGCTTCGGGAGTTCGACCGTCGAGATTCGCAGCCTCGATTCGGACGGAGACGGTGCGCTGACCGGCGCCGACACGCCCTGCGACATCGACTACGACGGCTCGGTCGGGCCGGCCGACGCCTCGCTGTTCGCCAACCATCCCTCTCACTCCCATCACAACGCGCTGTTCGGCACGCTGGTGCGCCGCACGAATCTCTGCGAGGACTGCGAGGACGAGGCCCCGAACACGCTGGGCGAGAGCAGCGTCTCGTGGTCTCCGGACGGCCGGCGGCTCGCCTTCACCGTGCACATTCCTCCGCTCGGCGATTGCGTCGCGTTCCTGATGCCGTCCGATCCTGCGGACGGCAACGGCATGACTCAGTTCTCGTTTCCGCCGACCGGGATTCACGACTACGACCCAACCTGGTCGCCGCTCGGCACCGAGATCGCCTTCAGCCGCAACGACAACACGATCTGGGCGAAAGGGGTTCCGGGAATTGCCGCAGACACCTCGCTGCGGCTGGTTTCCCAGCACAACGACGGTACGTCCCGCGAGCGCGGCGACATCACGCCCTCGTTCTCGCCCAACGGCGAGTGGATCGCATTCACCCGCAAGTGGTCCGGACCCGAACGCTGGCAGGTCTGGAAGACTCCCGCCAACGGCGACACCACCCAGCGGGTGCAGCTCACCTTCGACGAGAGCGGAGACGATTTCTATCCACAGTGGTCGCCGGATGGCGAGTGGATCGTGTTCGCGCGAATCCTCGGGAGCTCTCAGAGCCTGTGGCGCGTGCCGGCGGCCGGTGGCACCGCCGAGCCGGTGCTCTCGGCGGTGGGCGATCAGCTGGCCGCAACTCCCGCCTTCTCGCCGGACGGCGCGACCCTGCTCGCCGGAGTGGGTGATGGGCTCGGCGTGAGCGTTCACACCCTCGACGCCTCGCTCGTCGGTCTCGCACTGCCCGCGGCGCAAGCGGTCGGGAACTTCGCGGCGTTCTCGCTGGTCGATCCGTTCCCCGTCCTCTCGCCGCGGCTCTCGCCCGATGGAACACGCCTCGCGCTCCGCACGGATCAGGTGTTCGCGGCGCGTCGCAACATGAGCCTGCCGCCGGTCGTCACCTCGGTGGCCGGGCAGAGCATCGCTCCGGCCACGCCGTTCGTGGACGTGATCGCGAGTCCCGGAGTGCCGCTTGCGATCCCGGTCGCGGCCGGGGATCCGGAAGGCGATCCGCTCGAGTGGCATGCCTGGTTCCTGCGGCCGGGAATGAGCTTCGATGCCACTTCGCATGTCCTGTCGTGGACGCCGGCGAACGGCGACGCCGGGAGCGTCACCCAGGTTCGATTCCAGGTCGAGACGCCGAGCGGCGGCATCGCCTACGCCATCGCGCGCGTCTCGGTGAGCGGAGTTGCGTCGGTCTCGCCCGACGCGCCGCGCGCTCGATTGGCGCTCGACCGGATCGAGCCCAATCCCTTCACGGATCTCGCCACCATCCGCTTCGCGATTGCCGCCGCCGGGGAGATCCGCCTCGAGATCTTCGACACGCTCGGCCGGCGGGTGCGGACGCTCGAGCGCGGCCGACTCGCCGCGGGCTCGCACGTCTCGAGCTGGGATGGACGAGACGAGCTCGGGCGGCGGGCGGCGCCCGGGCTCTATCTGTGCCGCCTGAGCGCGGGCGGATCGAGCGCCGAGCGCAAGCTGGTCCGAATCGGCGTCACCGGGACGTTCGAATCGCGCTAG
- a CDS encoding helix-turn-helix domain-containing protein, with translation MARGNGVQAPEAPALAHPARQARSQRTQDLLVEAAEALLREGGLESATVPAIARRAGVAVGSVYRRFPDKDAVMRAVAERFFVRARALNMRSLQPERWTDVAPEVIARLFVASIVNSYRHHGDLLRALILYTRSHPDEGFRARFELFNLEMMDRVSDVMLARRQDYRHPKPEVALRLGLVTLTSLLQIMVLSEGEVLRLVRVSDEGLRDELIGMFLRYVGLEQTQRGQREARAIGDRMMREAREQGIDLGRPASGEEGRPKSSSRRPSTRPRRRAR, from the coding sequence ATGGCCCGTGGCAACGGGGTTCAGGCGCCGGAGGCTCCGGCGCTCGCGCATCCGGCCCGCCAGGCGCGCAGCCAGCGAACCCAGGATCTGCTGGTCGAGGCGGCCGAGGCGCTACTCAGGGAGGGCGGGCTGGAGTCCGCCACCGTGCCGGCGATCGCGCGCCGAGCCGGCGTGGCGGTGGGCTCGGTCTACCGCCGCTTCCCCGACAAGGACGCGGTGATGCGGGCGGTGGCCGAACGGTTCTTCGTGCGTGCCCGGGCGCTCAACATGCGTTCCCTCCAGCCCGAGCGCTGGACGGATGTCGCGCCGGAGGTCATCGCGCGGCTGTTCGTCGCCAGCATCGTCAACAGCTATCGCCACCACGGCGACCTGCTGCGCGCGTTGATCCTCTACACACGCTCGCATCCCGACGAGGGCTTCCGCGCCCGCTTCGAACTCTTCAACCTCGAGATGATGGACCGCGTCTCGGATGTGATGCTGGCGCGCCGGCAGGACTACCGGCATCCGAAGCCGGAGGTGGCGCTGCGCCTCGGGCTCGTCACCCTCACCTCGTTGCTTCAGATCATGGTGCTTTCTGAGGGCGAGGTGCTGCGCCTGGTGCGCGTGAGCGATGAGGGGTTGCGCGATGAGCTGATCGGGATGTTCCTGCGCTACGTGGGACTCGAGCAGACCCAGCGGGGGCAGCGCGAAGCGCGCGCCATCGGCGATCGGATGATGCGCGAGGCGCGCGAACAGGGCATCGATCTCGGGCGGCCGGCTTCGGGAGAGGAGGGCCGGCCGAAGTCGTCGTCGCGCCGCCCTTCCACGCGCCCGCGGAGGCGAGCGCGGTGA